One genomic region from Granulicella aggregans encodes:
- a CDS encoding YncE family protein, translating to MFNKALGLRIMFSLLIISGFCIQVQNGMSQSLATTLATGTYPIASTVDNSRSLLYVTNSGSNTVSVLNLHTNTLVTTVAVGSNPEAITINPSTGIVYVANYLGKSVTSINPASSYATQTITVGQYPTDIAFDSFNNKVYTANYASAGTISIINTASGNAVTSVVAKSPYPWKIAVDIHSGTVYVAAAGAINCQCNTILTILDPTTNAASSLTVGQLPEALAFNATAGVLYVVNTSSNNVYAINPANENSITTIPVGKTPNSITIDSSGKVYTTNNGDSTVSIINPSSSYAVTTVAVGSGPSGITFDSGANLVVALSSTAGSVAFISPSTLAVTKTLSIAGNDLTSSSTLRQSYVVNEYGNSVAIITD from the coding sequence TTGTTTAATAAAGCGTTGGGCCTCCGTATCATGTTCTCGCTACTTATTATTTCTGGGTTCTGCATTCAGGTTCAAAACGGTATGTCGCAGTCCTTGGCCACCACATTGGCCACAGGTACATATCCAATTGCCTCTACCGTGGACAACTCACGAAGCCTACTTTACGTAACCAATTCTGGAAGTAACACGGTATCAGTCCTTAATCTCCATACAAACACGTTGGTGACCACAGTTGCCGTGGGTTCGAATCCTGAAGCTATAACGATCAATCCAAGCACTGGAATTGTCTATGTAGCAAACTATCTCGGAAAAAGCGTGACCTCGATAAACCCCGCATCCAGCTATGCAACTCAGACGATAACCGTTGGTCAGTACCCCACAGATATAGCGTTCGATTCGTTCAACAATAAGGTTTACACCGCAAATTATGCTTCAGCTGGAACCATCAGCATTATCAACACTGCTAGCGGAAATGCAGTTACCAGCGTAGTCGCCAAGTCCCCGTATCCGTGGAAGATCGCGGTAGACATTCATTCCGGCACTGTCTATGTAGCTGCTGCAGGCGCCATTAATTGCCAGTGCAATACAATTCTAACGATTTTAGATCCAACAACCAACGCTGCCTCTTCACTTACCGTAGGGCAGCTTCCTGAAGCGTTGGCATTCAATGCTACGGCTGGTGTCTTGTATGTGGTCAACACATCAAGCAATAATGTATACGCCATTAATCCAGCGAATGAAAACTCGATTACCACAATCCCCGTTGGTAAAACTCCGAATAGCATTACCATCGATTCCAGCGGTAAGGTTTACACCACAAACAATGGCGATAGCACTGTTAGCATAATAAATCCGTCAAGCAGTTATGCAGTAACTACCGTGGCTGTCGGATCGGGGCCTTCGGGCATAACGTTCGATTCTGGTGCGAATCTTGTAGTCGCACTCAGCAGCACTGCTGGCTCAGTCGCTTTTATTAGTCCTTCTACCTTAGCCGTGACAAAAACGCTTTCGATAGCAGGTAACGATCTTACGTCGAGTTCTACTCTTCGGCAGTCTTATGTGGTCAACGAATATGGCAATTCGGTAGCCATCATCACTGACTAG
- a CDS encoding glycosyltransferase, giving the protein MPTLELSMIVKNGAASIARCLESVRGIADRITIGDTGSTDDTLQIAHSFGANIVLVPWQDDFAAARNAVLAHATCDWIIFLDADEMLDQAAATQIRSLIADPRTFGYDVTTWNYVTDAGFRSSGEQARVNPVIAPETGAHPAYFPSSNTRLFRRDPLIYLEHCVHETVADRIDKLNLHRRRVDFVIHHFGYVEDAAVRRSQKENLYYSLALKKVLGSPKSYEAVLGAGIAELDHAKQAKAALPYFEKAIGLSPYNPGGWVYNGICLTRLGRYDEALKHIHHAISLDPANALASSTLGDIYLQMADHKNACSAYESAIKLGDASPLSLAKLGAAEVNLGHTESGMVRIETALSQSPDNTELYDIYATAAFLAGRPVDACEVANRRLSMRGVSAFHFVLAATLHLHTNMHQKAQAILHDGTRCFPEDAELRNMIASLGVLAC; this is encoded by the coding sequence ATGCCGACACTTGAACTTTCGATGATAGTGAAGAATGGTGCGGCTAGCATCGCCCGCTGTCTTGAGAGCGTCCGTGGCATCGCTGATCGCATCACGATCGGCGACACCGGCTCAACAGACGACACGCTGCAAATTGCGCACTCGTTTGGGGCAAACATTGTCTTGGTGCCTTGGCAGGATGACTTTGCCGCCGCGCGTAATGCGGTTCTCGCACACGCAACCTGCGACTGGATCATCTTCCTTGACGCCGACGAGATGCTCGATCAAGCAGCGGCAACACAAATTAGATCACTCATCGCCGACCCTAGGACCTTCGGCTACGATGTGACAACCTGGAACTACGTAACGGACGCAGGCTTCCGATCAAGCGGCGAGCAAGCCAGGGTTAACCCAGTCATTGCACCGGAAACCGGTGCACACCCCGCCTACTTTCCATCTAGCAATACACGTCTTTTTCGCCGCGATCCCCTAATCTACCTTGAGCACTGCGTCCACGAGACAGTCGCCGACCGAATCGACAAGCTCAATCTCCACCGTCGGAGAGTCGATTTCGTTATCCACCATTTCGGATACGTCGAGGACGCGGCAGTACGTCGCTCCCAAAAGGAGAACCTTTACTATAGCCTTGCGCTTAAGAAGGTTCTCGGTTCCCCTAAGAGCTACGAAGCTGTCCTTGGGGCGGGCATAGCGGAACTTGATCACGCCAAACAAGCTAAGGCCGCTCTCCCTTACTTCGAAAAGGCTATCGGCCTCAGTCCCTACAATCCCGGGGGTTGGGTCTATAACGGCATCTGTCTAACCCGTCTTGGTCGTTATGATGAGGCACTAAAGCACATTCATCACGCCATCAGCCTAGATCCTGCCAACGCGCTTGCGAGTAGCACTCTGGGCGACATTTATCTTCAGATGGCGGATCACAAGAACGCTTGTTCCGCTTACGAAAGCGCCATTAAACTCGGCGACGCATCCCCGCTCTCACTTGCAAAACTAGGTGCGGCAGAAGTCAACCTCGGCCATACCGAATCCGGCATGGTCCGTATCGAGACTGCCCTTAGTCAGAGTCCCGACAATACCGAACTTTACGATATATACGCGACGGCAGCATTTCTTGCTGGCCGACCTGTCGACGCTTGCGAGGTTGCCAACCGACGCCTCTCAATGAGAGGCGTATCAGCGTTTCACTTCGTTTTGGCAGCCACACTGCACCTGCATACAAACATGCACCAGAAGGCCCAGGCAATCCTTCACGACGGTACACGGTGCTTCCCAGAGGACGCCGAGCTTAGAAACATGATAGCGTCGCTCGGCGTCCTGGCCTGCTGA
- a CDS encoding site-specific integrase has protein sequence MTPVDLSPPASIDPRSLEESGADSQHLCHQGQSGPSSAPCEDAFEDALGSTGSRQERHGPSAAIALCESALESEVAELRSHALAANSQRGYAADWRNFSAWCGAQGREALPASPETAGLYMADRSATLANASLTRAIAAIGRQHREAGFHSPTQDARFRQLIAGIRRKNRAPQDAKQALLVEDLFEILKQIPGLGKSEAVEHRDRALLVIGFCGALRRSELVNLDVEDIRWAPEGIILTLRWSKTDQAADGVEIGIPKGRKPATCPVTILRRWLDYAKIASGPIFCPVRQNGKITNRRLTDASVALIVKRHAGHAGFGADAFSGHSLRAGLATSAAEAGQNEREIMNQTRHKSEKMVRRYIRKGSLFQGNVVGELGF, from the coding sequence GTGACCCCTGTCGATCTGTCGCCGCCTGCCTCGATAGACCCCCGTTCGCTCGAAGAATCCGGGGCTGACAGCCAACATCTCTGTCACCAAGGGCAATCCGGCCCCTCCAGCGCCCCATGCGAGGACGCTTTCGAAGATGCTCTGGGCTCAACCGGGAGCCGGCAGGAGCGCCACGGGCCGTCTGCCGCGATTGCGCTTTGCGAGTCCGCACTTGAATCTGAAGTTGCGGAGCTGCGAAGCCACGCGCTGGCCGCCAACAGCCAGCGCGGCTACGCCGCCGACTGGAGAAACTTCAGCGCCTGGTGCGGCGCACAGGGCAGGGAAGCGCTCCCTGCATCCCCAGAGACCGCCGGACTCTACATGGCCGACCGGTCGGCAACGCTGGCGAATGCCAGCCTGACCCGCGCGATCGCGGCGATCGGCCGCCAGCATAGAGAGGCTGGCTTCCACTCTCCAACTCAGGACGCCCGCTTCCGGCAGCTCATAGCCGGCATCCGGCGTAAGAACCGAGCGCCGCAGGACGCGAAGCAGGCGCTCCTGGTCGAAGACCTCTTCGAGATCCTCAAGCAGATCCCCGGCCTCGGCAAGAGCGAGGCGGTCGAGCATCGCGACCGGGCGCTCCTGGTCATCGGCTTCTGTGGAGCCCTGCGCCGCTCGGAGCTGGTCAATCTCGATGTCGAAGATATCCGCTGGGCCCCCGAGGGAATCATCCTGACCCTGCGCTGGTCCAAGACCGACCAGGCGGCGGACGGCGTCGAGATCGGGATACCGAAGGGCCGCAAGCCTGCAACCTGTCCGGTCACAATCTTGCGGCGGTGGCTCGACTACGCGAAGATCGCGTCCGGCCCGATCTTTTGTCCGGTACGGCAGAACGGCAAGATCACGAACCGCCGGTTGACCGACGCGAGCGTCGCCCTGATCGTGAAGCGTCATGCCGGCCACGCCGGATTCGGGGCCGATGCGTTCAGCGGACACTCGCTGCGCGCCGGCCTCGCAACCTCGGCCGCCGAAGCTGGGCAGAACGAGCGCGAGATCATGAACCAGACCCGGCACAAGTCAGAGAAGATGGTCCGGCGATACATCAGGAAGGGTTCGCTCTTCCAGGGCAATGTCGTCGGGGAGTTGGGATTCTGA
- a CDS encoding FkbM family methyltransferase, translating into MNAMTNRIDTDVVMAEPQSESIDVSRLEGELTGLIQDSRFEEAICLLNSAICENESPELWNDWATVQHAAGKPAEAEKGFRRAITLAPTNRDASVNLGLFLLAQGRYDEATQILSCHLHNLSDEENTAIKNFELKRLQLIDLQPECSHSAQVQQSDISAEERIHKLESALEYLLISNLNAKASRATGAASNRLLIDRFLGLVRSIQPQLFLDIGANDASTACRVKAMLPTCEVWAFEANPEIHGRFASVVTSVGVNYVNLAISSATGKVTLYAPKTLSRTIVNGEVVDFASVEPEISGKTSMRKRNENATYREFSVDAISLNDFMAAKWSDGMLERNAALWIDVEGAAFEVLTGGEDALKRAAVILIEAENYEFWSGQKQAADVAKLIISAGFIPLDRDREYGDKQFNTLFIHHSFAHLIYSENYVLGPVNATAAPPARKLTHRTLGAHLTAQVPVFIPVFNNPTYVANTLQQLSDIGMRNVCLVDNDSTSHVMRAFLELVQDKVSVIRTGQNKGPRQIVECPEYYDLLPDLFCITDPDLEFNAELPEDFLANLIRLTNELKVGKAGFALKIDDSHLMHAGTFEINRKTYHPTEWEQQYWETRVGILKDGSPVYKAGLGTTFAVYNKKFFNPNTFVDAVRVGGRYACRHLPWYRESIVGQEERAFYGATHKHARCGVV; encoded by the coding sequence AGATTCTCGCTTTGAAGAAGCGATCTGCCTCCTCAATTCGGCCATCTGTGAAAACGAAAGCCCAGAGCTGTGGAATGATTGGGCGACAGTCCAACACGCTGCGGGCAAGCCCGCAGAGGCTGAGAAGGGATTTCGCCGGGCGATTACCCTCGCGCCGACGAATCGCGACGCCTCGGTAAATCTAGGGCTGTTCCTACTGGCTCAAGGACGGTACGACGAAGCCACTCAGATCTTAAGTTGCCACTTGCACAATCTGAGCGACGAAGAGAACACTGCGATAAAGAATTTTGAACTCAAGCGTCTGCAACTGATTGACTTACAGCCAGAATGCTCGCATTCGGCACAAGTGCAACAGAGCGACATCTCCGCGGAAGAGCGGATTCACAAACTGGAGAGCGCGCTCGAATACCTGCTGATCTCCAATCTCAACGCGAAGGCATCACGGGCGACGGGGGCAGCTTCTAATCGACTTCTCATAGACCGTTTTCTCGGTCTTGTCCGCTCAATCCAGCCCCAATTATTCCTCGATATCGGCGCGAATGACGCATCAACTGCCTGCCGCGTTAAGGCAATGCTGCCCACATGCGAAGTGTGGGCGTTCGAGGCGAATCCGGAGATACATGGACGGTTTGCCTCGGTTGTCACCTCGGTCGGAGTCAACTATGTGAACCTGGCCATCTCTAGTGCTACGGGCAAAGTGACCCTCTACGCGCCAAAGACACTCTCTCGGACTATCGTCAACGGCGAAGTGGTAGATTTTGCTTCGGTCGAGCCGGAGATCAGCGGTAAGACCTCGATGCGGAAGCGGAACGAAAACGCAACATATCGCGAATTCTCAGTCGATGCGATTAGTCTTAACGACTTCATGGCTGCCAAGTGGAGCGATGGCATGCTGGAACGAAACGCTGCGCTTTGGATCGATGTGGAGGGGGCCGCTTTTGAGGTGTTGACGGGCGGCGAGGACGCATTGAAGAGGGCTGCGGTCATCTTGATCGAGGCAGAAAACTATGAATTCTGGAGCGGACAGAAGCAAGCTGCAGACGTAGCGAAGTTGATCATTTCAGCGGGCTTCATCCCGTTGGATCGCGACCGCGAGTACGGAGACAAGCAGTTCAACACACTCTTCATACACCACAGCTTTGCTCATCTTATTTATTCGGAAAACTACGTGCTTGGCCCCGTAAACGCTACGGCAGCTCCGCCCGCGAGAAAGCTGACTCATCGCACCTTGGGCGCCCATCTTACGGCGCAGGTCCCAGTATTTATCCCTGTGTTCAACAATCCAACGTACGTTGCAAATACCTTGCAACAGCTCAGTGACATCGGCATGAGGAATGTCTGCCTTGTTGACAACGATTCGACATCGCACGTGATGAGAGCGTTTCTGGAGCTCGTACAAGACAAAGTATCGGTAATCAGAACAGGACAGAACAAGGGGCCCCGCCAGATTGTCGAATGTCCCGAGTATTACGATCTTTTGCCAGATTTGTTCTGCATTACAGATCCAGATCTGGAGTTTAATGCCGAACTGCCCGAAGACTTTCTGGCCAACCTCATTCGGCTGACGAACGAATTGAAGGTGGGAAAGGCGGGATTCGCCTTAAAAATTGACGACTCCCACCTGATGCACGCGGGGACGTTCGAAATTAACAGGAAAACCTATCACCCCACTGAATGGGAACAGCAATATTGGGAGACCAGAGTGGGGATTCTCAAAGACGGCAGCCCGGTGTATAAAGCGGGTCTCGGCACGACGTTTGCTGTCTATAATAAGAAATTTTTCAATCCCAATACCTTTGTTGACGCCGTTCGCGTAGGTGGTAGATATGCCTGCCGGCATCTTCCATGGTATCGGGAATCGATCGTTGGTCAGGAAGAACGGGCGTTCTACGGGGCTACTCACAAACATGCTCGGTGTGGTGTTGTCTGA